The Octopus sinensis unplaced genomic scaffold, ASM634580v1 Contig00800, whole genome shotgun sequence genomic sequence cagaagtaatagtagtattaatagtattaatagtggCATTAGTAGTAGCTGTAAtataaacaagaacaataacaatgatattagtaataataataataataatagtaatagtagtagtagtagtagcagcagtcatcgcaaaatcaacaacaaaaccaatagcaacaacagcaacaataataacagtaaccatagcaacattaaaaacaacagcaacattattgAGAGTAAGAAcgctactaccaccaatactaccactactattacagcTACTACACTCCCCACCTctactagtagtagtactactactactacttctacaagcAATAGTAGCAacgacagtaacaacaataagagtgataatgatcataatagtaataacaacaacagcaaacagcaTATTAATGACATGGAGCAATTGAATGGTTCTTCTCTATCTCATCACACAACACaacgccatcatcgtcatcatcatcatcaccaacaacaacatcacaacagtagtaatagtcagcagcagcagccacagcagcagcaacatcgtcatcatcattcccatcaacaacaacaacaacagcaacaacaacaacaactacaacatatTCCTCATCAAaacaaccaccaacaacatcaacagcatcattcgcaacaccagcaacagcaaacacaacaccaacatcatcatcaacatcaacaacaacagcaacaacgttcATTTTATAATTTGACCACGACAGACGAAGGTTCAATCCCCAGGAACGAGTCTCTAAGTAAATCAAGGAGCAGCAGTAGAACTCATTCGTTCGCATCGAGTACCAAAGACCAGAGAGAGGAATATCAAAGACTGAAGACAAAGGCTCCGACTCACAAGGTCCGAGGGCCTGGATGTGAACCCCCACGGAATGGTGGGGTTCGAAATACTGGAAGTCCGAAACATAAACGACAAGTTTCCGAAGCAAAAACGGACAAAGAACAGGAAATGCTCTTGGATGCTGGCTTGAGTGATTGCGATATTGATGACAAATCGATGGATGATGAAGCCAGCTGTTCATCTCACGAGAAAGAATCGAGCGAAAAGTCAGACATGGTTTCCTCTCCTTCCTCATCTGTTTCATCTTCTTCGTCAGCTTCCGACGATGTTGATGAACACGTCCCTCATGTTTTAGCCCCCGGATACCACGGACCCAATCGGCGCTGCTTGCTCTGGGCTTGTAAGGCCTGCAAGAAAAAAACCGTGACGATCGATAGGAGAAAAGCAGCGACTCTGCGAGAACGTCGACGCTTACGGAAAGTAAACGAAGCGTTTGAGACGCTAAAACGTCGCACGTGTCCCAACCCTAACCAACGCCTTCCCAAAGTGGAAATTCTTCGGAATGCCATTGAATATATCGAAAGCTTGGAAGAACTGTTGCACGGCAACCGTATTGGTCGTTCAGACCCCACCACTGCAGATATACGTATCGATACTGGATCAACGAGCAGTGGATCTGACTATATGGTGAGTACGTTTATCGATTTGTTCATTTGACTATCTATTCCAATCTAgctatttattgaaatattccgATCTAACCATTTGTTGCATTTATTATTCCAATCTGATTCCATGTTGATCAGTTCCTGTGGAATTTAAGAATTTGGCGAATTGAATCACAGATCAACTTTGATCAAACAAACATATTGTAAAAAGCAGTTCAAATCGCGAATAtgctataaattttttttttaaactcaggGTACCCAGTACTACATTGTccaatgggtatgtatgtatgcatgcatgcatgcatgttgtatgtatgtatgtatgtatgtatgtatgtatgtatgtatgtatgtatgtatgtatgtatgtatgtatgtatgtatgataacatGATCACTtatgatgataggtacaaatgtgaatttatagTCGGGTACAAGAGCTCTAAGTACCGCATTAATCTACTATAAAGGGGTACAAGaactgtacatgtatgtatgtatgtatgcatgtatgcatgtatgtatgtatgtatgtatgtatatatgt encodes the following:
- the LOC118768670 gene encoding myb-like protein AA, whose translation is QQQQLQHIPHQNNHQQHQQHHSQHQQQQTQHQHHHQHQQQQQQRSFYNLTTTDEGSIPRNESLSKSRSSSRTHSFASSTKDQREEYQRLKTKAPTHKVRGPGCEPPRNGGVRNTGSPKHKRQVSEAKTDKEQEMLLDAGLSDCDIDDKSMDDEASCSSHEKESSEKSDMVSSPSSSVSSSSSASDDVDEHVPHVLAPGYHGPNRRCLLWACKACKKKTVTIDRRKAATLRERRRLRKVNEAFETLKRRTCPNPNQRLPKVEILRNAIEYIESLEELLHGNRIGRSDPTTADIRIDTGSTSSGSDYM